ATGAAGGCAGCGGCTGCCTCGGGATTCTTGCTTCCCTTGGTGACGTTGAAGCTGGAACCACCGTAGAAGGCACCGGCAGCTTCGCCCCAGGTGGGCATTTCCGCGGCAATCCAGGCACCCTTCTGGTCAGCATTCTCAACACGCTTTTGCAGGCTGCGGGCGCTCCAGCTGGCACCCATGACACCGGCCACATTGCCCTGAGCCAGGTCCATACCCCACTCATCGCTGGCTGCCTGCTGCACCTTGACGATCTTTTCGTCGATCATCTTCTGCCAGAAGTCGGCGACCTTCATGGTCGCGGCGTCATTGATGCCGATCTTCCACTTGTCATCTTCGGTGGTGAACCACTTGCCGCCGCCCTGCCAGGCGAGGGCAGCGGTGATCGGGACTTCGTTCGGGTTGAAGCTGGCCAGGTAGCGGTCCGGGTTGACCGCCTTGAGCTTCTTGCCCACTTCTTCAAATTCTGCCCAGGTCTTGGGTACATCAGCTCCGGCTTCGTCCAGCAGGTCCTTGCGGACCCAGAAGATCTGCGGGGCCGCATCATAGGGCAGGCCGTAAATACTGTCACCGAATTCAACCTGGCCGCGGATCTGTGCCGAGAGCTTGTCGACCGTAGCTGCCTTGTCGATCAGCTCATTCAGGGGAACCAAGTGGCCGTTGCTGACGAACTGCGGCAGCTGCGGGTACTCAACAGTGGACACATCGGGTCCGTCGCCGGCGGTGATGGCGGTGGCAAGCTTGGCATAACCGCCTTGGACACCGTTGGGGATGGTTTCAAAGGTGACCGTGATATTGCTCTGGCTTGCGTTGAAGGCTTTTGTCACATCTTCCATGCCGGCCAACGAGGACCAGAACATGATCTCACCCTTAGGTGTGCCTGTTGGCTTGCCGGCGGGCTGCTCCGCCGCCCCCGGGGTCTCGCTGGTACCACAGGCGGTCATGAGCAGACCGGTGCCAAACAGGCCGGCTGCCCCGATAATAAACTGGCGACGCTTCATGAGTGTTCTCCTTTGAAATCCAAAACGAAGGGTGTTGTTCATGTGCGCTAAGCCACATGAGCTACCTCCATAAAACACTCAATAGTGAACATTGTCAGGCAAGTGAACAAACTTGAACAGCCGGGGCGGCGATGGAATGCAGGGGAAGTCGTGGACCTGACCGACGTAGACCTGGCCGATCAGGGCATTTCGGAGGACTCCCGGATCACCAGTGTCGGCGACAGGCTCACCTGCCGCAGGGCTGTTGTTTTGCCCGTGGGCGCGTCAATGCGGTCCAGGCACATCTGCACGGCCTGGTAGCCCACGTCGTACTTTGGTGGAGCGATTGCACTCAGGGGCACTGCGCCCATGGAGGCGACTTCGTCGTCGTAAGCGACGATGGCCAGGTCTTGGGGGATGCGGATGTTCCGGGCCTGGCAGCTGTCCACAAAAGTCAGGGCATCCTGGTCGTTGAGCAGCAGCACAGCGGTGAATTCGGAGATGAGAATCGAGTCGAGCATGGCGTCAATCTCCTCCCGCAGCTCTTCCGGTTCCTCGTGCTTGGCGCCAAATGAGTGCACCATGTCCTCGGACCATTCAAGTCCCGCCCGCTCAAGAGCCACGCGGTAACCCTTGCGTACGCCGACGGTTGTAGGGCTGTTCCTTCGAGCGCAGAGTGCTATCCGGTGGTGCCCCAACCCAAGAAGGTGATTAGTGGCAATTTCCGCCCCACGCTGGTGGTCGCTTCGCACGGATTCCAGCTGCAGGTCGTCCTGGACGTCGTCGATGGGGCGTTCCGCGACAACTATCGGGATCTCGGCGGATGCCAGCAAGCCCAAGGTGGGGGTGTTGGCCAGGGAATCCTGGCTGAAGGTGACGATGAGCCCGTCAACGCCGCTGGCTAGCAAACGCTGAATCTGTCGCTCTTCTTCAATGGGAGAATAGTTGGACACGGCCAACACCAGCCGTGCGCCCAGGTCCCGGGCTGCGGACTCGGCGCCACTGACAACGGTCGAGAAGTAGTACCTGGCACTGGGCATGACCAGTCCAATGGTGGGCATGGGCGGTCGTGAAACAACACCGCGGGCGCCAGCGGTTGCCCGGCCTGCCAGGCGTGCGCCAGTGGTCTGGCCTGCTCGCGTACCCGGCCCGGTGTCCGTGCGGCCAGGGCGGAAGATGGGCGCTGCCGGCACCGGGACGCTGATCGCTCCCCCGTGGACCCGTTGGAGCGCCCCCTCGGCCTCCAGTGCTGCCAGGTCCCTCCGGATGGTCATTCCGGAGGCGCCGACCTGCTGGGCGAACTCTGTGACATTTACGGAGCCGCTACGCCTGATTTCACGGAGGATCCACCCCCGGCGTTCACCTGTCAACATTCCTCTGCCCCAGCCTGTTTAGTAATGTGCATTTGCACATGTATGAACTACAGCGTACTTTTCAGATGAAGTCAACAGTTGTTACGGAAAACATTGAGTGCGGTGGCCGCCGTCCTTGTCACAGATACTGCCGTGTGCGTTCCATTTGCGCGCCCTCGCGGCGGGCTTGCGCGATGAGTTCTTCCACAGCAGCTCGTCGCTTCCTGTGTCCCCGAAGGAGGCCGAAGAACAAAAGCAGCAATCCTGCCAGAACCAGCAGCTGGGGCCACGGCATGGCAATGACCCTGCTTTCGGCCCGGACGTCAGCAAGGGCAGGGGCGCCTGCGGCTGCCTGTTGTTCCGCGTCAGGGACGTGCCCCATCAGCCGAACTGTGACCGTTGCCAGCCCCACCGGCCAGGCGCCCGCAACCGTGGCCGCGAAATCCCGTTCTTCCCCGGGCAACATTTCCACGGTAGTGTCCTCATCCCGTGGGGGCGCCTGGGCCCCGGCGGCGGTCACTTCATCGTTGAGAACCAGCCGGGTGTTCCCGGTATTTCGGACCGAGTACGAGACATCCACCGAGCCTGGGGCAAGGGGATTCCAGGACATCCGATAGGCTGCCCGGACGTTCTCAACCACGGCAGCCGGAGCCAGTTCACCGCTGATGCGCAGCAGCATCTTGAAACCCATCCTGCTCTCCACCTGCAGTTGGTCGCCGCTGGCAGAGGCGCCCGTGCTGACGATGGAGGCAGCGATGCCGGCGGCGTTGTCGCCGGGGGTGGCGTTCTCCGGAACAGTGATGGTATAGGGCACCACCACGGTTCTGCCGGCCGCAACAGCAACCTGGTCAACCACCCGGACCCATGTCCCGGCGCCGAGAGACTCCTGGCCGGATTCGAGCATGTTGAACCGGCCGGCAGCGGTGTAGTAGCCATCCTTGGCGGTGATCCGGAACAAAGCGTCCACCGTGCCCAAGTTCCGGATCGCTAGATGCTCCTGTGCGGTAGTGCCTGGTTCCACCGCACGATCAATCCAACTGCGACCGTCAGGACCATCTGCCGTAGCAGGTACAACGGACCAGGTCACGGGTGGCGGCTCGTCATCGCCATGGGCAGGGGACGTTCCCGGCCAGAATAGCAAGGTGCACAACAGCATCGCCGCGGCCAAGGGTGCCACGATTCGGGTCGGTGTTGTTGCCGGATGGGTTTTCATGGTTCTTCCTTAGTTTTGTACTGTCTGCCCCGTGCTGCTTGCCGGCAATTTAGCCGCACTCGCTGATGGCGTAGCGCACCGACGATGTACCGGACACCATGGTTCCGGCTCCGCGGCTGGCCTCCACCTGCACCTCGCCGGCACTGATGGCCTTGCTGCGGGTGGTGAACGCATGGAAGGCGTTCTTGCCAGGCTGTACGCCGGTAAAAGTCTTGTTGCCAAACTCCGTTGTAATCTGCACATTCACGGGCTCGGATTCCTGATTCACGACTACGACCTGCAGCACCACTTTTCCGGCGACACAGCGCGGATTAACAGTGACAGCAACCCGCGGAGTGTCCAGGCCGCTGATGCGGATCAGGTTCCGCCCCTTGATCGCATAAACCTGGTTGGCCTCATCCACGGCAACCCGGGGAACACCAAACCAATCCGCGGCCAGCTCAGCCACGAGCACCTCAGGGACCAGGGTGGACTTGTCAAGGCGGAAGAATGCGTCGCTGGTGACACCGTAAACTTCACCGTTGATGACTGACAACGATCCCCAGTTCCGCATGAGCTGAGGGAACGCCGCGGAATGCACCACGGCGCGTGCGGCAATATCCACGACGTGCAACTTGCCCTTATATCCCAAAACGTACAGTCGTCCGCCGTCGACCACGAGGCCGCACACTGCGTCGGGGGCGGAATCGAAAGACAACCGCCACAGTTC
This genomic interval from Arthrobacter sp. PAMC 25486 contains the following:
- a CDS encoding sugar ABC transporter substrate-binding protein codes for the protein MKRRQFIIGAAGLFGTGLLMTACGTSETPGAAEQPAGKPTGTPKGEIMFWSSLAGMEDVTKAFNASQSNITVTFETIPNGVQGGYAKLATAITAGDGPDVSTVEYPQLPQFVSNGHLVPLNELIDKAATVDKLSAQIRGQVEFGDSIYGLPYDAAPQIFWVRKDLLDEAGADVPKTWAEFEEVGKKLKAVNPDRYLASFNPNEVPITAALAWQGGGKWFTTEDDKWKIGINDAATMKVADFWQKMIDEKIVKVQQAASDEWGMDLAQGNVAGVMGASWSARSLQKRVENADQKGAWIAAEMPTWGEAAGAFYGGSSFNVTKGSKNPEAAAAFITYLTTDPQAIEARGNGGAAVIAFPGLTAVAQKAFDSSFFGNDIYEVFDAAYKTITPGWQWGPNWEISKTAIGDAYGKLTNGGTVGEAITSAQKATVEGLKQTGLSVTE
- a CDS encoding substrate-binding domain-containing protein, giving the protein MLTGERRGWILREIRRSGSVNVTEFAQQVGASGMTIRRDLAALEAEGALQRVHGGAISVPVPAAPIFRPGRTDTGPGTRAGQTTGARLAGRATAGARGVVSRPPMPTIGLVMPSARYYFSTVVSGAESAARDLGARLVLAVSNYSPIEEERQIQRLLASGVDGLIVTFSQDSLANTPTLGLLASAEIPIVVAERPIDDVQDDLQLESVRSDHQRGAEIATNHLLGLGHHRIALCARRNSPTTVGVRKGYRVALERAGLEWSEDMVHSFGAKHEEPEELREEIDAMLDSILISEFTAVLLLNDQDALTFVDSCQARNIRIPQDLAIVAYDDEVASMGAVPLSAIAPPKYDVGYQAVQMCLDRIDAPTGKTTALRQVSLSPTLVIRESSEMP